A window of the Synechococcus sp. M16.1 genome harbors these coding sequences:
- the trxB gene encoding thioredoxin-disulfide reductase, producing MGQDGTDHVENLVIVGSGPAGYTAAIYAARANLQPLLITGFQRGGIPGGQLMTTTHVENFPGFPDGVLGPDLMDLMKSQAVRWGTQLLEADADSIDLSSKPYCIEVEGQTIRTHALVIATGASANRLQLPSEQTFWSKGISACAICDGATPQFRNEELAVVGGGDSACEEAVYLTKYGSHVHLVVRSDKLRASAAMADRVLANDAITVHWNSEIEDVSGDDWMQSMTLRNRIEASSSTIAVKGLFYAIGHTPNTDLLQGQIDLDDKGYLTTQPGRPETSMEGVFAAGDVADAEWRQGITAAGSGCKAALAAERWLSHHNLATRVQREQVEPAVAERPVNVDVTTEATYDPQGLWQKGSFALRKLYHDSAKPLLVIYTSPSCGPCHVLKPQLQRVIEELDGSAQAVVIDIEADQEIAEQAGVNGTPTVQLFHNKAMVKQWRGVKQRSEFKAAIEACLQAAT from the coding sequence GTGGGTCAAGATGGTACGGATCACGTCGAAAACCTGGTCATTGTTGGGTCGGGGCCAGCCGGGTACACAGCCGCCATCTACGCAGCACGAGCCAACCTGCAACCGCTGCTGATCACTGGGTTCCAGCGCGGTGGCATCCCCGGTGGCCAGCTGATGACCACCACCCATGTGGAGAATTTTCCGGGCTTCCCTGATGGTGTGCTCGGGCCCGACCTGATGGACCTTATGAAGTCCCAAGCCGTGCGTTGGGGCACCCAACTGCTGGAAGCAGATGCCGACAGCATTGATCTCAGCTCCAAGCCTTATTGCATTGAGGTGGAAGGCCAGACCATCCGCACCCACGCCCTGGTGATCGCCACCGGCGCCAGTGCCAACCGCCTCCAACTTCCCTCAGAGCAAACCTTCTGGAGCAAAGGCATCAGCGCCTGTGCGATCTGTGACGGCGCCACACCGCAGTTCCGCAATGAGGAACTCGCCGTGGTGGGCGGCGGCGACTCCGCCTGCGAGGAGGCGGTGTACCTCACCAAGTACGGAAGCCATGTGCATCTGGTGGTGCGCTCCGACAAGCTCCGCGCCAGTGCCGCGATGGCTGATCGGGTGTTGGCCAACGACGCGATCACGGTGCACTGGAACAGCGAAATCGAGGACGTGAGCGGGGACGACTGGATGCAGTCGATGACCCTGCGCAATCGCATCGAGGCCAGTTCATCCACCATCGCCGTTAAGGGGCTCTTCTATGCCATCGGCCACACCCCCAACACCGATCTGCTTCAGGGGCAAATCGATCTGGACGACAAGGGTTACCTGACAACGCAACCCGGACGACCGGAAACATCCATGGAAGGCGTTTTCGCGGCCGGCGATGTGGCCGATGCCGAATGGCGACAGGGCATCACCGCAGCTGGCAGCGGCTGCAAGGCGGCCTTGGCAGCGGAGCGCTGGCTGAGTCACCACAACCTGGCCACCCGGGTGCAGCGTGAGCAGGTGGAGCCGGCGGTGGCCGAACGCCCGGTCAATGTGGATGTCACCACGGAAGCCACCTACGACCCCCAAGGGCTTTGGCAGAAAGGGAGCTTTGCCCTGCGCAAGCTGTATCACGACAGCGCCAAGCCGCTGCTGGTGATTTACACCTCACCGAGTTGTGGACCTTGCCACGTGCTGAAACCCCAGTTGCAACGAGTGATTGAAGAACTGGATGGATCCGCCCAAGCCGTTGTGATCGACATCGAAGCCGATCAGGAGATCGCTGAACAGGCAGGAGTGAACGGCACACCCACAGTGCAGCTATTCCACAACAAGGCCATGGTGAAGCAGTGGCGCGGCGTGAAGCAGCGCAGTGAATTCAAAGCTGCGATTGAAGCTTGCCTTCAGGCTGCTACCTGA
- a CDS encoding pseudouridine synthase, which yields MTTLLLNKPYGVLSQFTPEEGSLWRCLSDFVDVPQVYAAGRLDADSEGLLILTSNGRLQQRLTDPRFGHWRSYWAQVEGTPNAAQLQQLCDGVVVQGRRTLPAKARWLQGQDQPQLPERTPPIRFRAAIPTSWLQLSLTEGRNRQVRRMTAAVGLPTLRLVRCCIDLMDNGPPLDLTGLQPGSWRVVTAAEQERLNRLISSSSRAGAQRGGHRRGGHRRG from the coding sequence TTGACGACGCTGCTGCTGAACAAGCCCTACGGGGTTTTGAGTCAATTCACGCCGGAGGAAGGAAGCCTCTGGCGTTGCCTGAGCGACTTTGTTGATGTGCCCCAGGTGTATGCCGCGGGCCGACTCGATGCCGACAGCGAGGGGCTGCTGATCCTCACCAGCAACGGACGTTTGCAACAGCGCCTCACCGACCCTCGCTTTGGCCATTGGCGCAGCTACTGGGCGCAGGTGGAAGGGACGCCCAACGCCGCTCAACTGCAACAGCTCTGCGATGGGGTTGTGGTTCAGGGGCGCCGGACCTTGCCGGCGAAGGCGCGCTGGCTTCAGGGCCAAGACCAACCGCAGTTGCCCGAACGAACACCTCCGATTCGTTTTCGCGCTGCGATTCCCACCAGTTGGTTGCAGCTGTCCCTCACCGAGGGGCGCAACCGGCAGGTGCGCCGGATGACGGCGGCTGTTGGCCTGCCGACGTTGCGTCTGGTGCGCTGCTGCATCGATCTGATGGACAACGGTCCCCCTCTGGACCTCACGGGCCTTCAACCCGGCAGTTGGCGAGTGGTGACTGCAGCTGAACAGGAACGGCTCAACCGGCTGATCAGCAGCAGCTCAAGGGCTGGTGCTCAGCGGGGAGGACATCGGCGGGGAGGGCACCGACGAGGGTGA
- the petM gene encoding cytochrome b6-f complex subunit PetM, whose product MAAEIFGTAAIFWVLIPVGLAGGALLLKLQGDD is encoded by the coding sequence ATGGCTGCTGAGATTTTTGGAACTGCTGCGATCTTCTGGGTCTTGATTCCCGTCGGCCTTGCTGGTGGTGCTCTGCTCCTGAAACTGCAGGGCGACGACTGA
- a CDS encoding DEAD/DEAH box helicase, with protein sequence MFPGGDISAVSFNLPARQTTNEVQARQVQPRQVQPRHVQPRHVQPRQWQQQLIQLLRRRLELEGSSRDLLVFAGPGAGKTLGALLGFRAMRDQGRLDHFLVFCHRTSILNQWKSAAARLGLRLEEWPCPPEQSQDADGLLVTYQGAGRQREALGARLVQWGLSSCMAIADEAHHLGVDPDEPDATAWGQTFLELTGSVRLRLGLTGTPFRADNLAFCAARRMRVRLDDGGWVEQIRPDLCVEPRDLIAAGDVRPLEFRFQDGWVEHSREGQPDRDVSPLSAEQRESWRARNLRRAIRLADSSSIGQQVLLRAQQKLNLLRERQPQAAGLVIARDISHAEAISRVLIDDGNRVELIHSQSPQATERLNAFQSGDADWLVSIDMCAEGFDAPRLRVVAYLTTVVTRSRFVQGITRAVRMTPELAAREAIPREASYVFAPADPLLMDYARSWSVAEPYVLRPQEQEAEDEQPGVGTWRGPSLPLEAVEDGAGAVIRLKTPELPAFLQR encoded by the coding sequence ATCTTCCCGGGAGGTGATATCTCAGCCGTCAGCTTCAACCTCCCGGCCAGGCAAACCACGAACGAGGTCCAGGCCCGCCAGGTTCAACCAAGACAAGTTCAACCAAGGCACGTTCAACCAAGACACGTTCAACCAAGACAGTGGCAGCAACAGCTGATCCAGCTGCTGCGGCGCAGGCTCGAGCTCGAGGGCAGCAGCCGCGACCTGCTGGTGTTTGCCGGCCCCGGGGCAGGCAAAACCCTCGGGGCCTTGCTGGGATTCCGCGCCATGCGCGATCAAGGCCGGCTGGACCATTTCCTGGTCTTCTGCCACCGAACCTCAATCCTCAATCAATGGAAATCCGCCGCGGCGCGTCTTGGCTTGCGGCTGGAGGAGTGGCCCTGCCCGCCGGAGCAAAGCCAGGACGCCGATGGCTTGTTGGTGACCTATCAGGGGGCCGGTCGCCAGCGCGAGGCTTTGGGGGCACGACTCGTGCAATGGGGCCTGAGCTCCTGCATGGCGATCGCCGATGAGGCCCATCATCTCGGCGTTGATCCCGACGAACCGGATGCCACCGCCTGGGGGCAGACCTTTCTGGAGCTGACCGGCAGCGTGCGGCTGCGCCTGGGGCTCACGGGCACCCCCTTTCGTGCCGACAACCTGGCGTTCTGCGCCGCCCGGCGCATGCGTGTGCGGCTCGATGACGGCGGGTGGGTTGAGCAGATCCGACCGGATCTCTGCGTTGAACCCAGGGACTTGATCGCCGCAGGGGATGTGCGCCCCCTGGAGTTCCGTTTTCAGGACGGCTGGGTGGAACACAGCCGCGAAGGACAACCCGACCGCGACGTTTCCCCCCTCTCGGCGGAACAACGGGAAAGCTGGCGCGCGCGAAACCTGCGTCGCGCCATCCGCCTGGCCGACAGCAGCAGCATTGGCCAGCAGGTGCTGCTGCGCGCCCAGCAGAAGCTGAACCTGTTGCGTGAGCGACAGCCGCAGGCTGCTGGTCTTGTGATCGCCCGCGACATCAGCCACGCCGAAGCCATCAGCCGGGTGTTGATTGACGACGGCAACCGAGTGGAGTTGATCCATTCCCAGAGTCCCCAAGCTACGGAGCGCTTGAACGCCTTCCAAAGCGGTGACGCCGATTGGCTGGTGAGCATCGACATGTGCGCGGAAGGCTTTGATGCGCCACGTCTGCGGGTGGTGGCCTACCTGACCACCGTGGTGACCCGAAGCCGTTTCGTGCAGGGCATCACCCGGGCCGTGCGGATGACGCCCGAACTGGCCGCCCGCGAAGCCATTCCCAGAGAAGCCTCCTACGTCTTTGCTCCAGCAGACCCACTGCTGATGGACTACGCCCGCTCATGGTCGGTGGCCGAGCCCTATGTGCTGCGGCCTCAGGAGCAGGAGGCCGAAGACGAGCAGCCGGGGGTTGGAACATGGCGCGGACCGAGCCTTCCCCTGGAAGCGGTGGAGGACGGAGCCGGTGCCGTGATCCGGCTGAAAACGCCCGAATTGCCCGCTTTTTTGCAGCGCTGA
- a CDS encoding alpha/beta fold hydrolase: protein MPPAAVQTAEWGVQSTWQWRGWPCHWRVSGPEAGPALLLLHGFGAASGHWRHCAPRLADQGWRVYSLDLLGFGQSAQPARPMDNRLWALQVCAFLDQVVQGPAVVIGNSLGGLTALTAAVLAPNRVRAVVAAPLPDPALIQPLPKRRAPWRRRWQRRLLALVLHVLPLELVVPLIARTGLLKAGLQGAYWHSIQSDQELLQLIARPARRPTAARALRGMSLGMANRPRGATAPALLEQLRVPMLLIWGRQDRFVPLAIGESVAASHPELELRVLDRCGHCPHDEAPDRFLAVLLPWLDRNLGGPDRQGTTSGDETHPFGGG, encoded by the coding sequence GTGCCGCCTGCTGCTGTCCAGACTGCCGAGTGGGGTGTTCAGAGCACCTGGCAGTGGAGGGGCTGGCCCTGCCACTGGCGGGTCAGCGGCCCTGAAGCGGGCCCTGCCCTGCTGCTGTTGCACGGTTTCGGCGCCGCCAGCGGACACTGGCGCCACTGCGCGCCGCGCCTGGCTGACCAGGGCTGGCGGGTCTACAGCCTGGACCTACTGGGTTTCGGTCAATCCGCCCAGCCGGCGCGGCCGATGGACAACCGGCTCTGGGCCCTGCAGGTGTGCGCCTTCCTCGACCAGGTGGTGCAAGGGCCAGCGGTGGTGATCGGCAATTCGCTGGGGGGCCTGACCGCACTCACCGCGGCGGTGCTGGCGCCGAACCGGGTGCGAGCAGTGGTCGCCGCGCCCCTGCCGGACCCTGCCCTGATTCAACCGTTGCCGAAACGGCGGGCGCCCTGGCGACGGCGCTGGCAGCGGCGCCTGCTCGCCCTGGTGCTGCACGTGCTCCCGCTTGAACTTGTGGTGCCCTTGATCGCGCGCACGGGCTTGCTCAAAGCCGGGCTTCAGGGGGCCTACTGGCATTCGATCCAATCGGATCAAGAGCTGCTGCAGCTGATTGCCCGTCCTGCCCGGCGCCCGACAGCAGCTCGGGCTCTGCGGGGCATGAGCCTGGGCATGGCCAACCGTCCCCGAGGCGCCACCGCCCCAGCCCTGCTCGAGCAACTGCGGGTGCCCATGCTGCTGATCTGGGGCCGTCAGGATCGGTTTGTGCCCCTGGCCATCGGGGAATCCGTGGCCGCCAGCCACCCAGAACTCGAGCTGAGGGTGCTCGATCGCTGCGGCCACTGCCCCCATGACGAAGCGCCTGATCGCTTCCTGGCTGTGTTGTTGCCCTGGCTGGACCGTAACTTGGGAGGACCAGACCGGCAGGGGACGACCAGCGGCGATGAAACACACCCTTTCGGTGGTGGTTGA
- a CDS encoding peptidylprolyl isomerase, whose amino-acid sequence MRRLRSWALLLLIPLLVSCSPSPRASVVTGCADAQAACLQGLATVTMQTSQGEFTIEVNGDAAPLTSGNFIDLVRRGTYDGTMFHRVVREPVPFVVQGGDPQSSDRSVPLGQLGTGSFVDPDNGQARMIPLEIKFRSEPQPRYSRVSTNPAELDGLELTHERGAVAMARSQAPDSASAQFYVALRPLPELDGRYAVFGRVVDGMEVVDAIQQGDRITKAAITQ is encoded by the coding sequence ATGCGTCGTCTTCGTTCCTGGGCGCTGCTGCTGCTCATCCCGTTGTTGGTGAGCTGCAGCCCTTCCCCGCGAGCATCGGTGGTGACCGGTTGTGCCGATGCTCAGGCGGCCTGCCTGCAGGGCTTGGCCACCGTCACCATGCAGACGAGCCAGGGCGAGTTCACGATTGAAGTGAACGGCGATGCCGCTCCCCTCACCTCCGGCAATTTCATCGATCTGGTGCGGCGTGGCACCTACGACGGAACCATGTTCCACCGCGTTGTTCGCGAGCCCGTTCCCTTTGTGGTGCAAGGGGGCGATCCGCAATCCAGTGATCGATCGGTTCCTCTGGGACAGCTCGGTACCGGCAGTTTTGTGGATCCCGACAACGGCCAGGCGCGGATGATCCCGCTGGAGATCAAGTTCCGATCCGAGCCGCAGCCCCGCTACAGCAGGGTGAGCACCAATCCGGCGGAACTTGATGGCCTGGAGTTGACCCATGAGCGTGGAGCGGTGGCCATGGCCCGCTCTCAGGCTCCTGATTCCGCCAGCGCCCAGTTCTATGTGGCCTTGCGTCCCTTGCCGGAACTCGACGGTCGTTACGCCGTTTTCGGCCGTGTGGTGGACGGCATGGAGGTGGTGGATGCGATCCAACAGGGAGATCGCATTACCAAGGCTGCGATCACGCAGTAA
- a CDS encoding photosystem I assembly protein Ycf4 — MSAAVLEQPVLGSRRLSNFLVASAVTIGGVGFLLASLSSYLGRDLLPLGHPAALVFVPQGLVMGLYSLAAALLATYLWYVIAVNVGGGSNRFDKDAGVVTISRRGFRKPVLVEIPLKDIKAVKVEVRDGFNARRRVALRIQGRRDMPLTRVGEPLPLAQLEKDGAELARFLGVNLEGL; from the coding sequence ATGTCCGCAGCAGTGCTCGAGCAACCCGTGCTCGGCTCCCGTCGTCTCTCGAATTTTCTGGTGGCTTCGGCCGTCACGATTGGGGGCGTGGGCTTCCTTCTGGCTTCGCTCTCGAGCTACCTCGGTCGCGACCTGCTCCCCTTGGGGCACCCCGCTGCGCTGGTGTTCGTGCCCCAGGGACTGGTGATGGGCTTGTACAGCCTGGCTGCGGCGTTGCTGGCCACTTACCTCTGGTACGTGATTGCCGTGAACGTTGGCGGCGGCAGCAATCGCTTCGATAAAGATGCCGGCGTGGTGACCATCAGCCGTCGTGGTTTCCGCAAACCCGTTCTGGTGGAAATTCCGCTTAAAGACATCAAGGCGGTGAAGGTGGAGGTGCGCGATGGCTTCAATGCGCGCCGCCGCGTCGCCCTGAGAATCCAGGGACGCCGTGACATGCCGCTCACCCGCGTTGGTGAACCGCTTCCTCTGGCTCAATTGGAGAAGGACGGTGCTGAATTGGCCCGCTTCCTGGGCGTCAACCTTGAGGGCCTCTGA
- a CDS encoding NAD(P)H-binding protein, translated as MQVLVVGGTGTLGRQVARRALDAGHQVRCMVRTPRKAAFLQEWGCELTRGDLLEPDSLDYALEGMDAVIDASTSRPNDPRSIYETDWDGKLNLLRACERAEVKRFVFLSLLGAHQHRQVPLMDIKACTEKLLESSDFDYTILQGAAFMQGVISQFAIPVLESQTVWVSGSPTAIAYMNTQDMARFAVAALEREETVRGTYPVVGPKAWNTGELVQLCERCSGKTARVFRVQPVLMNLMQGVASFFEPAVNVAERLAFAEVTGSGQTLDAPMQNSYAAFGLEASETTDMEGYIGEYYDTILKRLREMEADLDKDAKKKLPF; from the coding sequence ATGCAAGTGCTTGTGGTGGGTGGCACCGGCACCCTGGGACGACAGGTCGCCCGTCGTGCCCTTGATGCCGGCCACCAGGTGCGCTGCATGGTGCGGACCCCTCGCAAGGCTGCCTTTCTGCAGGAATGGGGTTGTGAGCTGACCCGGGGTGACCTGTTGGAGCCCGACAGCCTCGATTACGCCCTTGAGGGCATGGATGCCGTGATCGATGCATCCACCAGTCGCCCCAACGACCCCCGCAGCATCTACGAAACGGATTGGGACGGAAAGCTCAATCTGCTTCGTGCCTGTGAGCGGGCAGAGGTGAAGCGCTTTGTCTTTCTCTCACTGCTGGGTGCGCATCAGCACCGGCAGGTTCCCTTGATGGACATCAAGGCCTGCACCGAGAAACTGCTGGAGTCGTCGGATTTCGACTACACGATCCTGCAGGGTGCCGCCTTCATGCAGGGGGTGATCAGTCAGTTCGCCATTCCTGTTCTGGAGAGCCAGACGGTGTGGGTCAGTGGCAGCCCCACGGCCATCGCCTACATGAACACTCAGGACATGGCCCGCTTCGCCGTTGCGGCGCTCGAGCGGGAGGAAACCGTGCGTGGCACCTACCCCGTTGTTGGCCCCAAGGCCTGGAACACCGGCGAACTGGTGCAGCTCTGTGAACGCTGCAGTGGCAAGACAGCCCGCGTGTTTCGTGTGCAGCCCGTCCTGATGAACCTGATGCAGGGGGTGGCGTCCTTCTTCGAACCCGCCGTCAACGTGGCGGAGCGCTTGGCTTTTGCTGAGGTCACCGGCAGCGGTCAGACCCTGGATGCCCCCATGCAGAACAGCTACGCCGCCTTCGGTCTTGAGGCCTCGGAGACCACGGACATGGAGGGCTACATCGGTGAGTACTACGACACGATCCTGAAGCGCCTTCGCGAGATGGAAGCCGATCTCGACAAGGACGCGAAGAAAAAGCTGCCCTTCTGA
- the ilvN gene encoding acetolactate synthase small subunit: MKHTLSVVVEDESGALSRIAGLFARRGFNIDSLAVGPAEAEGQSRLTMVVEGDDQTLQQMTKQLDKLVNVLQVLDLTQRPAVERELMLLKVSAPAASRGAVIELVQVFRAKVVDVADEALTLEVVGDPGKLVALERLMAPFGILEIARTGKVALERASGVNTEMLKVSPSHSRVPA; the protein is encoded by the coding sequence ATGAAACACACCCTTTCGGTGGTGGTTGAAGACGAATCCGGCGCACTCAGCCGGATCGCAGGACTCTTCGCCCGACGCGGCTTCAACATCGACAGCCTGGCTGTCGGCCCAGCAGAGGCCGAAGGGCAATCGCGCCTGACCATGGTGGTCGAGGGCGATGACCAGACGCTCCAGCAGATGACCAAACAGCTGGACAAGCTGGTGAATGTGCTTCAGGTGCTCGACCTGACCCAGCGCCCGGCGGTGGAGCGGGAGCTGATGCTGCTCAAAGTTTCTGCACCGGCGGCATCCCGGGGCGCCGTGATCGAACTCGTTCAGGTGTTCAGGGCCAAGGTTGTGGATGTGGCCGATGAAGCCCTGACCCTGGAGGTGGTGGGGGATCCCGGAAAGCTGGTGGCCCTTGAACGGTTGATGGCCCCCTTCGGCATTCTCGAAATCGCCCGCACCGGCAAGGTGGCCCTGGAGCGGGCCTCAGGCGTGAACACCGAAATGCTCAAGGTGTCACCCAGCCACAGCCGGGTGCCCGCCTGA
- a CDS encoding methyltransferase domain-containing protein, with protein MAEPCCSSPVPQSLDQTQAVEARYGAAAQEQEACLCTPVGFDPALLKVIPDAVVERDYGCGDPTRWVKQGDRVLDLGSGSGKNAFICSQIVGASGRVTGVDRNADMLALSRQAIPVVASAVGFDNVRFVDGAIEALDAPTATGEPLIADASIDVVLSNCVLNLVNPSARDRLLANIRRVLAPNGRVAISDIVCDQVVPLRLQQDPDLWSGCISGAWQEQAFLEAFEALGFEQVRYADRSEQPWRVVEGIEFRAVTLVGALPADVLPAEHQPLSCC; from the coding sequence ATGGCGGAACCGTGTTGTTCGTCCCCAGTGCCCCAGTCGCTGGATCAAACCCAGGCGGTGGAAGCCCGCTACGGGGCTGCGGCCCAAGAGCAGGAAGCCTGCCTTTGCACCCCGGTCGGCTTCGACCCTGCCCTGCTCAAGGTGATTCCTGATGCAGTCGTTGAACGGGATTACGGCTGTGGTGACCCCACCCGCTGGGTGAAGCAAGGGGACCGCGTGCTGGACCTGGGCAGCGGTAGCGGAAAAAACGCCTTCATCTGCAGCCAAATTGTCGGTGCATCCGGCCGTGTGACCGGTGTGGACCGCAACGCCGACATGCTGGCCTTGTCGCGTCAAGCGATCCCGGTTGTTGCTTCAGCCGTGGGCTTCGACAACGTCCGTTTTGTTGATGGGGCCATCGAAGCCCTGGATGCCCCCACGGCCACAGGTGAACCCCTGATCGCTGACGCTTCGATCGATGTGGTGCTGAGCAACTGTGTGCTCAACCTTGTGAACCCATCAGCACGCGACAGGCTCCTGGCCAACATTCGCCGGGTCCTGGCCCCCAATGGTCGCGTTGCCATCAGCGACATTGTTTGCGATCAGGTGGTGCCCCTGCGTTTGCAGCAGGACCCTGATCTCTGGAGTGGCTGCATCAGCGGCGCATGGCAGGAGCAGGCCTTCCTGGAGGCCTTCGAAGCTCTTGGCTTTGAGCAGGTTCGCTACGCCGATCGCAGTGAGCAGCCCTGGCGTGTGGTGGAGGGCATTGAATTCCGGGCGGTCACCCTCGTCGGTGCCCTCCCCGCCGATGTCCTCCCCGCTGAGCACCAGCCCTTGAGCTGCTGCTGA
- a CDS encoding N2,N2-dimethylguanosine tRNA methyltransferase encodes MAELSLGPGFFRPESRPARDLSVLLARHQSLHATRPLRWLDLMAGCGIRALRWGLEALANPAVETELWINDGDPDRLSLIQANAAGLGCSTRLTAEAADLLLHRSIVERHWFDFIDLDAFGAPGPLIQPALQALRFEGVLFLASTDGRSPTGHDRPGAIRSLGAAARAHPSSWEMALRQQIGLVARQAWMLGRGLQPLFSFSEGRTFRLALRLRRQIPAGDEQKLGLVARCERCGAQRVQPLLKLSGWPACDCVAGRGRWSISGPLWIGPLQEPQLLQQLIAEAQQLGRQQIIPVTLRLMQRLQADPGDRPTVWPTDELARRLDIGGPPALGPLVQALQAAGYRASASGVMPGQVRTDAELPQLLQICASLRGEGI; translated from the coding sequence TTGGCTGAACTCAGCCTTGGCCCAGGCTTTTTCAGGCCTGAGTCGCGTCCGGCCCGGGACCTTTCGGTGTTGCTGGCTCGTCACCAGAGCCTCCACGCCACGCGCCCCCTGCGATGGCTTGATCTGATGGCCGGTTGCGGGATCAGGGCCCTGCGCTGGGGGTTGGAGGCGCTGGCCAACCCGGCCGTTGAAACGGAGCTTTGGATCAATGATGGGGATCCCGACCGGCTGTCGCTGATCCAGGCCAATGCGGCGGGACTGGGGTGTTCAACCCGGCTCACGGCTGAGGCTGCAGACCTGCTGCTGCACCGCTCGATTGTTGAGCGCCACTGGTTCGATTTCATCGACCTTGATGCCTTTGGTGCTCCTGGGCCTCTGATTCAGCCGGCCCTTCAGGCTCTGCGCTTCGAGGGCGTTTTGTTTCTGGCCTCCACGGATGGTCGCTCCCCCACCGGCCATGACCGGCCGGGCGCTATCCGCAGCCTCGGGGCTGCCGCTCGCGCCCATCCTTCCAGCTGGGAAATGGCCCTGCGGCAGCAGATCGGGCTGGTGGCGAGGCAGGCCTGGATGCTGGGTCGCGGACTGCAGCCGCTGTTCAGCTTCAGTGAAGGCCGCACCTTTCGCCTCGCCCTGCGCCTGCGGCGTCAGATCCCCGCGGGCGATGAACAGAAGCTGGGGCTTGTGGCCCGTTGCGAACGCTGCGGAGCCCAGCGGGTGCAGCCCCTGCTCAAGCTCAGCGGTTGGCCCGCCTGTGATTGCGTGGCTGGGCGGGGGCGCTGGAGCATCAGCGGCCCGCTGTGGATCGGTCCTTTGCAGGAGCCGCAGTTGTTGCAGCAGCTGATTGCCGAGGCTCAACAGCTGGGGCGTCAGCAGATCATCCCTGTCACCCTTCGATTGATGCAGCGCCTGCAGGCGGATCCCGGTGATCGCCCCACGGTTTGGCCCACTGATGAGCTGGCTCGACGGCTGGACATCGGTGGACCACCAGCTCTGGGGCCATTGGTGCAGGCGCTCCAGGCGGCGGGTTATCGCGCCAGTGCCAGTGGCGTCATGCCGGGCCAGGTGCGAACTGATGCGGAATTACCGCAGCTGTTACAGATCTGCGCCAGCCTGCGGGGGGAAGGGATTTAA
- the infA gene encoding translation initiation factor IF-1 gives MIETSGVIEKEQGNGFYLVTLEQPAGHQCLCRAAGKLTKFRIKLLAGDKVLVEISPYDLTRGRITYRERNAGAPGGRPGGNRPGGPRRR, from the coding sequence ATGATCGAAACCTCGGGCGTGATCGAGAAGGAACAGGGCAACGGGTTCTATCTGGTCACCCTCGAGCAGCCTGCTGGCCACCAATGCCTCTGCAGAGCCGCTGGAAAGCTCACCAAGTTCCGGATCAAATTGCTCGCTGGTGACAAGGTGCTGGTGGAGATCAGCCCCTACGACCTCACCCGCGGCCGCATCACCTACCGCGAGCGCAATGCCGGTGCTCCCGGCGGTCGTCCCGGCGGCAACCGCCCCGGCGGACCGCGCCGCCGCTGA